A DNA window from Suncus etruscus isolate mSunEtr1 chromosome 8, mSunEtr1.pri.cur, whole genome shotgun sequence contains the following coding sequences:
- the SLITRK1 gene encoding SLIT and NTRK-like protein 1, giving the protein MLLWILLLETSLCFAAGNVTGDVCKEKICACNEIEGDLHVDCEKKGFTSLQRFTAPTSQFYHLFLHGNSLTRLFPNEFANFYNAVSLHMENNGLHEIVPGAFLGLQLVKRLHINNNKIKSFRKQTFLGLDDLEYLQADFNLLRDIDPGAFQDLNKLEVLILNDNLISTLPANVFQYVPITHLDLRGNRLKTLPYEEVLEQIPGIAEILLEDNPWDCTCDLLSLKEWLENIPKNALIGRVVCEAPTRLQGKDLNETTEQDLCPLKNRVDSSLPAPPAQEETLVPGPLPTPFKINGLEDHATPGSAPNGGTKIPGNWQIKIRPTAAIATGSARHKPPAHGLTCPGGCSCDQVLPGSGLKMNCNNRNVSSLADLKPKLPNVQELFLRDNKIHSIRKSHFVDYKNLILLDLGNNNIATVENNTFKNLLDLRWLYMDSNYLDTLSREKFAGLQNLEYLNVEYNAIQLILPGTFHAMPKLRILILNNNLLRSLPVDVFAGVSLSKLSLHNNYFMYLPVAGVLDQLTSIIQIDLHGNPWECSCTIVPFKQWAERLGSEVLLSDLKCETPVNFFRKDFMLLANDDICPQLYARISPTVPAHSKNSTGLAETGTHSNSYLDTSRVSISVLVPGLLLVFVTSAFTVVGMLVFILRNRKRSKRRDANSSASEINSLQTVCDSSYWHNGPYNADGAHRVYDCGSHSLSD; this is encoded by the coding sequence ATGCTGCTTTGGATTTTGTTGCTGGAGACGTCTCTTTGTTTTGCCGCTGGAAACGTGACAGGGGACGTTTGCAAAGAGAAGATCTGTGCCTGCAATGAGATAGAAGGGGACCTGCACGTAGACTGTGAAAAAAAGGGTTTTACAAGTCTGCAGCGTTTCACCGCCCCGACTTCTCAGTTTTATCATCTATTTCTGCATGGCAATTCCCTCACTCGACTTTTCCCTAATGAGTTTGCTAACTTTTATAATGCGGTTAGTTTGCACATGGAAAACAATGGCTTGCATGAAATCGTCCCCGGGGCTTTTCTGGGGCTGCAGCTGGTGAAAAGACTGCACATCAACAACAATAAGATCAAGTCTTTTCGGAAGCAGACTTTTCTGGGGCTGGACGATCTGGAATATCTCCAGGCTGATTTTAATTTATTACGGGATATAGATCCGGGGGCCTTCCAGGACTTGAACAAGTTGGAGGTACTCATTTTAAATGACAATCTCATCAGCACCCTACCTGCCAACGTGTTCCAGTATGTCCCCATCACCCACCTCGACCTGCGAGGAAACAGGCTGAAAACCCTGCCTTACGAGGAGGTCTTGGAACAAATCCCGGGCATTGCTGAGATCCTGCTAGAGGATAACCCGTGGGACTGCACCTGTGATCTGCTGTCCCTGAAAGAATGGCTGGAAAACATCCCCAAAAATGCCCTGATCGGAAGAGTGGTGTGCGAAGCCCCCACTAGACTGCAGGGGAAAGACCTCAATGAAACCACTGAGCAGGACTTGTGTCCTTTGAAAAACAGAGTGGATTCTAGTCTCCCAGCGCCCCCTGCCCAAGAAGAGACCTTGGTCCCTGGCCCCCTGCCAACTCCCTTCAAGATAAATGGGCTGGAAGATCATGCCACCCCAGGGTCTGCTCCAAACGGAGGTACAAAGATCCCAGGCAACTGGCAGATCAAAATCAGACCCACGGCGGCGATAGCCACTGGCAGTGCCCGCCACAAGCCCCCGGCCCATGGCTTGACCTGCCCGGGGGGCTGCAGTTGCGACCAAGTCCTCCCGGGGTCCGGGTTAAAGATGAATTGCAACAACCGGAACGTGAGCAGCTTGGCTGATCTGAAACCCAAGCTCCCCAACGTGCAAGAGCTTTTCCTGCGAGATAATAAGATCCACAGCATCCGCAAGTCACACTTTGTGGATTACAAGAACCTCATTCTTTTGGACCTGGGCAACAATAACATCGCCACGGTGGAGAACAACACTTTCAAGAACCTCTTGGACCTTAGGTGGCTGTACATGGATAGCAACTACCTGGACACGCTGTCCCGGGAGAAATTTGCGGGGTTGCAGAACCTCGAGTACCTAAACGTGGAGTACAACGCCATCCAGCTCATTCTGCCTGGCACCTTCCACGCCATGCCTAAACTGAGGATCCTCATCCTCAACAACAACTTGCTGAGGTCCCTCCCGGTGGATGTGTTCGCGGGGGTGTCTCTCTCCAAGCTCAGCCTGCACAATAATTACTTCATGTACCTGCCCGTGGCAGGGGTGCTGGACCAGTTGACCTCCATCATCCAGATCGACTTGCACGGGAACCCCTGGGAATGCTCCTGCACCATTGTGCCTTTTAAGCAATGGGCAGAGCGCCTGGGCTCCGAAGTGCTCCTGAGCGACCTCAAGTGCGAGACACCCGTGAACTTCTTTCGCAAGGATTTCATGCTCCTCGCCAACGATGACATCTGTCCCCAGCTGTACGCCAGGATCTCGCCCACGGTCCCCGCGCACAGTAAAAACAGCACCGGGTTGGCGGAGACCGGGACGCACTCCAATTCCTACCTAGACACCAGTAGGGTGTCCATCTCCGTGCTGGTACCCGGACTGCTTCTGGTGTTTGTCACCTCTGCCTTCACCGTCGTGGGCATGCTGGTGTTTATCCTGAGGAACAGAAAACGGTCTAAGAGAAGGGATGCCAACTCTTCGGCGTCCGAAATCAACTCCCTCCAGACCGTCTGTGACTCTTCTTACTGGCACAATGGGCCTTACAACGCAGATGGGGCGCACAGGGTTTATGACTGTGGCTCGCACTCGCTTTCagactaa